The DNA region CCTCCGTAGACGATGAGCTCATCCGGCTTTTCCGCCACCTCCGGGTCCAGGTTGTTCATCAGCATCCGCAGGGCCGCCTCCTGGATCCAGCCCTTGCAGGAAAGCTCCCTTCCCCGGGGGGCACGGATATGTGTTGACACAGTTCTTCCCCCCTTGTCTAGTTGTTCTTCCAGAGATAGCTGAGTTTGTTTTCCCACAAGCGGGGATCGTCAGGCTTTACTTCAGTTGGCACCAGCGGGCCCTGCAGCACCATGAACGCACCCTCATCGGCCCATGGGTTTTTGACTACTTTGGCCGGAGACCAAATGGCGCCCTCCTTAGTTACAGTTTCGCCTATCTTGGGGATCGGTAGCCCTTTCTTGAGGTTATAGAGGTACTCCACAGCCAGCTGGGCCGAATCGTAAGCCGGCTGTTCCACTACTGCAAGAAGCTTGCCCTGCTTGATCAGATCCAGCCCCTCGGGACCGATGCAGATCCCGCAGATACCGTAATCCTTGGGGTTCAACCCAGCCGCTTCGATTGCGGTCACCACTCCTGCCCCCATGATGTCGGGTGTATGCACATATATGCCAAGGACGTTCTTGCCGTAACGGGTTAGGAGATCGGTCGTTTTCTGATGCGAGTCGACGTTGTTCCACTTCCCCTCACCTTGAACCACGGTGAGCTGCGGGTATTTATCAACAACGGACCGAAATCCCTTGGTGCAGGCCTGGGTGAACATGTCCTCAAGGGCGCCAGTAATCTCAATGACAACACCCTTGGGAACTTTCCCGCCGTTCCGGTCTTTAATCCCCTGAATGAAGGCTTCAGCTGCTTTCCTGCTGGACTGTTCAATATCGAAGGATAGGAAAAGGTCCACTTTTCCTCCTTCAGGAGAAGTATCCAGGGCCATGACTGGGATTCCAGCTTGATTCA from Clostridia bacterium includes:
- a CDS encoding sugar ABC transporter substrate-binding protein; amino-acid sequence: MLRWVRLTSIILLVMLVVSGCGAPQSKEGGGQQEKEMVFGMIIKEPGAPFIQAFIRGAEDKAKELGVKVDIKDGQADSLKIMELMDNFIVQKVDGFIMAGAVDLKAIVPGIKRLNQAGIPVMALDTSPEGGKVDLFLSFDIEQSSRKAAEAFIQGIKDRNGGKVPKGVVIEITGALEDMFTQACTKGFRSVVDKYPQLTVVQGEGKWNNVDSHQKTTDLLTRYGKNVLGIYVHTPDIMGAGVVTAIEAAGLNPKDYGICGICIGPEGLDLIKQGKLLAVVEQPAYDSAQLAVEYLYNLKKGLPIPKIGETVTKEGAIWSPAKVVKNPWADEGAFMVLQGPLVPTEVKPDDPRLWENKLSYLWKNN